A region of Acidobacteriota bacterium DNA encodes the following proteins:
- a CDS encoding XTP/dITP diphosphatase, which produces MRLLLATTNEGKIRELRKILGDEGFEVIGLDDLETQDDLETGSTFAENALLKARYYHRLSGMPTIADDSGLAVDALNGAPGVYSARFAGVGATDPDRNLKLLEEMKDVPDEKRGAEFVCVAAFVWEGGEKIFTGTARGRLTREPRGTGGFGYDPLFFYEPFGKTFAQLTHEEKTAVSHRGKAFQQLTEWLKATF; this is translated from the coding sequence ATGCGACTACTACTGGCAACAACCAATGAAGGAAAGATTCGGGAACTTAGAAAAATTCTCGGTGACGAAGGGTTTGAAGTCATTGGCTTAGACGATTTAGAAACTCAGGATGACCTTGAAACCGGTTCAACTTTTGCCGAAAACGCATTACTGAAAGCCCGTTATTATCATCGCCTGTCCGGTATGCCAACAATCGCCGATGATTCGGGTCTTGCGGTCGATGCCTTGAATGGCGCACCCGGCGTCTATTCGGCGCGCTTTGCCGGCGTTGGCGCAACCGACCCTGACCGCAATCTGAAATTGCTCGAAGAGATGAAAGATGTGCCCGATGAAAAACGTGGAGCCGAATTCGTTTGCGTCGCGGCATTTGTCTGGGAAGGCGGCGAAAAAATTTTTACAGGCACAGCGCGCGGACGACTCACGAGAGAACCGCGAGGCACAGGCGGATTCGGTTACGACCCGCTGTTTTTCTATGAACCTTTCGGAAAAACGTTTGCCCAACTCACACACGAAGAAAAGACTGCGGTCAGTCATCGCGGCAAAGCCTTTCAACAACTGACCGAGTGGCTCAAAGCGACTTTTTAA
- the aroB gene encoding 3-dehydroquinate synthase, producing the protein MARIIKVRLAERSYEINIAVGLLDKLGDLTRAAIGDKERNLIIVSNPTVYALYGKRVERAFKQAGFHTQKFLMPDGERFKSLKTAESLYKFLIEQRVERSDVIVALGGGVVGDLAGFVAATYLRGIKFIQIPTTLIAQIDSSIGGKTGVNHQLGKNLIGAFHQPSLVVIDSLTLRTLPPREIQAGLQEAIKYGVIKDRKLFHFIAKNMLTFKSGDDAAFEHLIARSCEIKARVVERDEHEGNLRRILNFGHTVGHALEAVTHYRRFLHGEAVGLGMRAAARIAERAGLLSRKDAQAINDAVLSVGQLPSTNTLALDAIMEAMQRDKKAESGRLAFVLPIAIGRVVIKSDLPLPLIKSAIKETLL; encoded by the coding sequence ATGGCCAGAATAATCAAAGTCAGACTTGCAGAGCGCAGCTACGAAATAAATATCGCTGTCGGTTTATTGGATAAACTTGGCGACTTAACCCGCGCGGCAATCGGAGACAAAGAACGCAACCTCATCATCGTCAGTAATCCGACGGTGTACGCGCTGTATGGCAAACGAGTGGAGCGCGCGTTTAAACAGGCCGGTTTTCATACGCAAAAATTTTTAATGCCCGACGGCGAGCGTTTTAAAAGTCTGAAAACTGCCGAATCGCTTTATAAATTTTTAATTGAGCAGAGAGTCGAACGTTCGGACGTTATCGTCGCGCTGGGTGGCGGTGTGGTTGGCGACCTCGCGGGATTTGTCGCGGCAACCTATTTGCGCGGCATCAAATTCATTCAAATTCCGACCACCTTGATTGCCCAGATTGATAGTTCAATCGGCGGCAAAACCGGGGTCAATCACCAACTGGGTAAAAATCTCATCGGCGCTTTTCATCAACCCTCGCTCGTGGTTATCGATAGCCTGACCTTACGGACACTGCCACCGCGTGAAATTCAGGCGGGTTTACAGGAAGCCATCAAATACGGGGTCATCAAAGACCGCAAACTGTTTCACTTCATCGCAAAAAATATGCTGACATTCAAAAGCGGCGATGATGCGGCATTTGAACATTTGATTGCGCGTTCCTGTGAAATCAAAGCGCGGGTGGTTGAACGCGATGAACACGAAGGCAATTTGCGGCGCATTCTTAATTTCGGTCACACTGTGGGGCATGCGCTGGAAGCCGTTACCCATTATCGTCGCTTTCTGCATGGTGAAGCCGTTGGTCTGGGAATGCGCGCCGCCGCCCGCATTGCCGAACGCGCCGGTCTGCTTTCGCGAAAAGACGCTCAGGCAATCAATGATGCGGTTTTAAGTGTTGGTCAACTTCCTTCGACAAATACTCTTGCCCTTGATGCTATAATGGAGGCGATGCAACGCGATAAAAAAGCCGAAAGCGGACGCCTTGCTTTTGTGCTGCCGATTGCAATCGGTCGCGTGGTTATCAAATCCGATTTGCCCCTGCCATTAATTAAATCTGCAATCAAAGAGACACTTTTGTAG
- a CDS encoding cytochrome C: MKRKWLKMLMLVGFIGAGVMCYQVARAQEPKHPPVPGDGKNLVVQLCDGKTYIKVPGVAADGRMNAEQAQAVSNQLMSMWMTTVDKATAEAWAREIAEAQAAEAKGKKATAKKNAEVAQSPKEQPVDFSNRDKLIWEKELTREIEYGNQIFHSDQLIGSANGVACAMCHPNASNTHPETYPKFQIQLKKVALLRDMINWCIENPARGPRLAADDPKMRALEAYIMAQRKGVAMTPGKH; the protein is encoded by the coding sequence ATGAAAAGAAAATGGTTGAAGATGCTGATGCTGGTTGGCTTCATCGGCGCAGGCGTTATGTGCTACCAAGTCGCGCGAGCGCAGGAACCGAAACATCCGCCGGTGCCAGGCGATGGCAAAAATCTGGTCGTGCAACTTTGCGATGGCAAAACCTATATCAAGGTTCCGGGCGTTGCTGCTGACGGGCGCATGAACGCGGAGCAGGCGCAAGCCGTATCCAATCAATTGATGTCGATGTGGATGACCACGGTTGACAAAGCGACGGCTGAAGCCTGGGCGCGCGAAATTGCTGAGGCACAGGCTGCCGAAGCTAAAGGTAAAAAAGCAACTGCGAAAAAAAATGCGGAGGTTGCACAATCACCCAAAGAGCAGCCGGTTGATTTCAGCAATCGCGATAAGTTGATTTGGGAAAAAGAATTGACGCGGGAGATCGAATACGGCAATCAGATTTTTCATAGCGACCAGTTGATTGGCAGCGCCAACGGGGTTGCCTGTGCGATGTGTCATCCGAACGCATCGAATACCCATCCCGAAACCTATCCCAAATTTCAAATTCAGTTGAAAAAAGTAGCGTTGCTGCGCGATATGATTAACTGGTGTATTGAAAACCCGGCGCGCGGTCCGCGCCTGGCGGCTGATGACCCGAAGATGCGCGCCCTGGAAGCCTATATTATGGCGCAGCGCAAAGGGGTAGCGATGACTCCGGGCAAACACTGA